In one window of Candidatus Avedoeria danica DNA:
- a CDS encoding dihydroneopterin aldolase: MIDDDRLDKVIIRDLLVRGVIGLNDWERHVEQDILINLVLYVDTRVAGRTDDPAGILDYKAVTKAVIAHVAEHAPLLVERLAADVARICLACGAERATVRVEKPGAVRFAKSVGVEITRRRADFDGDDLDDLGGGAKSGA, encoded by the coding sequence ATGATCGACGACGATCGGCTCGACAAGGTGATCATCCGCGACCTCCTGGTTCGCGGCGTCATCGGCCTGAACGATTGGGAGCGCCATGTCGAGCAGGACATCCTGATCAACCTCGTCCTCTACGTGGACACGCGTGTGGCCGGCAGGACGGACGATCCGGCCGGCATCCTGGACTACAAAGCCGTCACGAAGGCCGTCATCGCCCACGTGGCCGAGCACGCACCGCTCCTCGTCGAGCGGCTGGCGGCCGACGTGGCACGGATCTGCCTGGCGTGTGGGGCCGAACGCGCGACGGTGCGCGTCGAGAAGCCGGGCGCGGTCCGCTTCGCGAAGAGCGTCGGCGTCGAGATCACGCGCCGTCGCGCAGACTTCGACGGCGACGACCTCGACGATCTCGGCGGCGGGGCCAAGAGCGGCGCATGA
- the folK gene encoding 2-amino-4-hydroxy-6-hydroxymethyldihydropteridine diphosphokinase, protein MIPGTSLALVSLGSNIDARANLSRAVALLAERSDVHAVSRVWRSKAVGGDGPDFLNAAVAVATSLDAAAFKFALLRPIEAALGRVRTGNRFAPRTIDLDLALFGDAVVNRADGHGGRLRLPDPDIVRYAHVAVPLADIAGDLRLPGDGRRLRDIAAACVAVDAEAGRAVPRVVLGLDLAAATMLR, encoded by the coding sequence ATGATCCCCGGCACCTCGCTGGCGCTCGTCAGCCTCGGCAGCAACATCGACGCGCGCGCCAACCTGTCGCGGGCGGTCGCGCTGCTGGCGGAGCGAAGCGACGTGCACGCGGTTTCGCGTGTGTGGCGCTCGAAAGCCGTCGGGGGCGACGGGCCGGACTTCCTGAACGCCGCCGTGGCCGTCGCCACGTCGCTCGATGCCGCGGCGTTCAAGTTCGCGCTGCTGCGGCCGATCGAAGCGGCGCTCGGGCGTGTCCGCACCGGGAACCGGTTTGCGCCGCGGACGATCGACCTCGACCTGGCGCTGTTCGGCGATGCCGTCGTGAACCGCGCGGACGGGCATGGCGGACGCCTGCGCCTGCCCGACCCGGACATCGTACGCTACGCCCACGTGGCCGTGCCGCTGGCCGATATCGCGGGCGATCTGCGGCTGCCCGGCGACGGGCGACGGCTGCGGGACATCGCCGCCGCGTGCGTGGCCGTGGACGCCGAGGCCGGCCGCGCCGTGCCGCGCGTCGTCCTCGGCCTCGATCTGGCAGCGGCGACGATGCTGCGATGA
- a CDS encoding GNAT family N-acetyltransferase, translated as MTRPHAPPPPGPAYRLTTPRTLLRPWCPEDAPALAAAVGDSLAHLRPWMGWAQERPDVEATIARLRHLRAEFDADRDFTYGVWEPSGQTVIGGCGLHPRIGADALEIGYWMHVDHAGRGLATELAAALTRAAFSFHRVHRVEIHCDPANKASARVAEKLGYRHEATLSARLQRPDGTWRDTMIWTMFAERYAASAAAAVSVTACDALGRSMAVAP; from the coding sequence ATGACCCGCCCGCATGCGCCGCCGCCGCCCGGCCCGGCCTATCGCCTGACGACGCCGCGGACGCTGTTGCGCCCGTGGTGCCCCGAGGACGCGCCGGCGCTGGCCGCGGCGGTCGGCGACAGCCTGGCGCACCTTCGGCCGTGGATGGGCTGGGCGCAGGAGCGCCCGGACGTCGAGGCCACCATCGCCCGGCTGCGCCACCTGCGCGCCGAGTTCGACGCCGACCGCGACTTCACGTACGGCGTGTGGGAGCCGAGCGGGCAGACCGTCATCGGCGGCTGCGGTCTGCACCCGCGCATCGGCGCCGACGCGCTGGAGATCGGCTACTGGATGCACGTCGACCACGCCGGCCGCGGCCTGGCCACCGAGCTGGCCGCTGCCCTCACGCGCGCCGCGTTCAGCTTCCACCGCGTCCACCGCGTCGAGATCCACTGCGACCCGGCGAACAAGGCCAGCGCCCGCGTCGCCGAAAAGCTCGGCTACCGCCACGAGGCGACGCTGTCCGCCCGCCTGCAGCGTCCGGACGGCACGTGGCGGGACACGATGATCTGGACGATGTTCGCCGAGCGCTACGCCGCGAGCGCGGCTGCGGCGGTGTCGGTGACGGCGTGCGACGCACTCGGCCGGTCGATGGCCGTGGCCCCGTAG
- a CDS encoding VWA domain-containing protein, whose protein sequence is MTATVTPPPSPTFTASPSPRPLYLPLALRERCLPDEQRLDIALVLDASTSMLERTAAGRTKLDAATEAARVLLDQLRLDKGDQAALIAFNADVTTLQTLTSVRADLDGALTRIAVAQLTRIDLGIQAAADELHGPRHVTSHFPVMVVLTDGRANPVPVDVAVANAAAAKAAGITVYTVGVGTDLDVEALRAMASSPAHVHLAPDAEQLADVYRAIAVALPCAGRYWPR, encoded by the coding sequence GTGACCGCCACAGTCACCCCGCCGCCGTCCCCGACGTTCACCGCCTCCCCGTCCCCCCGTCCCCTCTACCTCCCCCTCGCCCTCCGCGAACGCTGCCTCCCCGATGAGCAGCGCCTCGACATCGCCCTCGTCCTCGACGCCAGCACGTCCATGCTCGAGCGCACCGCCGCCGGCCGGACGAAGCTCGATGCGGCAACCGAGGCCGCCCGCGTCCTGCTCGACCAACTGCGGCTGGACAAAGGCGATCAGGCCGCGCTCATCGCGTTCAACGCGGACGTCACGACGCTGCAGACGCTCACGAGCGTGCGCGCGGATCTCGACGGGGCGCTGACGCGCATCGCCGTTGCGCAGCTGACACGCATTGACCTCGGCATCCAAGCCGCCGCCGACGAGCTCCATGGCCCCCGCCACGTCACGTCGCACTTCCCCGTCATGGTCGTCCTCACGGACGGCCGCGCGAACCCCGTGCCCGTCGACGTGGCCGTGGCGAACGCGGCGGCGGCGAAGGCGGCGGGGATCACGGTCTACACGGTGGGCGTCGGCACCGACCTCGACGTCGAGGCGTTGCGGGCGATGGCGTCGTCGCCCGCGCACGTGCACCTTGCGCCGGACGCGGAACAGCTGGCGGACGTGTACCGGGCGATCGCGGTGGCGCTGCCGTGCGCAGGTCGGTATTGGCCGCGGTAA
- a CDS encoding DinB family protein produces MDIRQVLRSQFDAALDMLEHTVRLCPDAMWDDPADRNRFWHVAYHVLFYTDLYLSPNELAFTPWALHREHHQFFGALPWPPHDPVAIGAPYTRDDVLAYLALCRDHVAGQLASVNLDAPSGFEWLPFGKLELQLYNLRHIQQHTGELMERLGARVGVDVPWVGMGGMGGGGLTRTTRVDTEPRVAAGTM; encoded by the coding sequence GTGGACATCAGGCAGGTCCTTCGCTCGCAATTCGACGCCGCCCTCGACATGCTGGAGCACACGGTCCGCCTCTGCCCGGACGCGATGTGGGACGACCCGGCCGACAGGAACCGCTTCTGGCACGTGGCCTACCACGTCCTGTTCTACACGGACCTCTACCTCAGCCCGAACGAGCTCGCTTTCACACCGTGGGCGCTCCACCGGGAGCACCACCAGTTCTTCGGCGCGCTGCCCTGGCCGCCGCACGACCCGGTGGCGATCGGTGCGCCGTACACGCGCGACGACGTGCTGGCCTACCTGGCGCTCTGCCGCGACCACGTTGCCGGACAGCTCGCGTCGGTCAACCTGGACGCCCCGTCGGGGTTCGAGTGGCTGCCGTTCGGCAAGCTCGAACTCCAGCTCTACAACCTGCGCCACATCCAGCAGCACACGGGCGAGCTGATGGAGCGGCTCGGGGCGCGGGTGGGGGTGGATGTGCCTTGGGTTGGGATGGGGGGGATGGGGGGGGGGGGGCTGACGAGGACGACGCGGGTCGATACGGAACCTCGCGTCGCCGCCGGCACGATGTGA
- the sppA gene encoding signal peptide peptidase SppA — protein MSVRGPAPRNLADQLGHAAVFGAWQLDQLRRWREPAPEWVLAFVDDQMAPLPPPGPLWQRLVPQAPTIRDLVTLLRDVARDPRPVGIVLHVRPLSMPASSIETLRSAIAEVRAAGKRVVAFAPHYTLGGYFLACACDEIIVQKGGHVGPLSLRRGYFHIADGLDRAGLRFDAVQIAPHKTAADTFTRREMSAAAREMGEWLLEGAWQEMKASIADGRGLTAEAVDALLADGFFTDIEARAAGIVDHVGGEEDLPTRLAHRHWTRSGLPPERGTRGFSSGGVPAAAGPTPAVRPAERPAAPPAVIVHERQARRSLINEPPPRPGPYIAVLRIEGAIVDGETAAPPGPLPVPVVGDGRSGDRTVVQQARRILADDDAVALVLSIDSPGGSATASEAMAAAIERVAARKPVVAHMGGVAASGGYYVATPARWIVAHPGTITGSIGVLSGKLVLGGLWEKLTFNHETLSRGGAAGLFDSATAFSDAERDTMLGHIRRVYDVFLARVATSRNLPLEALDAVAGGRVWTGRQAFERGLVDALGTLDDALAKARELAGVGPGVPAREVRAGRKRRGPAAGAAGDAAVRTAASVRLFAASLVPGLTTLAAAQDAMETVRLLNGATALCLCPLSIDDR, from the coding sequence GTGAGCGTGCGGGGACCGGCGCCGCGCAACCTGGCGGACCAGCTCGGCCACGCCGCCGTCTTCGGCGCCTGGCAGCTCGATCAACTCCGTCGCTGGCGCGAGCCGGCGCCCGAATGGGTGCTGGCGTTCGTCGACGACCAGATGGCCCCGTTGCCGCCGCCCGGCCCGCTCTGGCAGCGCCTCGTGCCGCAGGCGCCGACGATCCGCGACCTCGTCACGCTGTTGCGCGACGTGGCGCGCGATCCGCGCCCCGTGGGCATCGTGCTGCATGTCCGGCCGCTGTCGATGCCGGCATCGTCCATCGAGACGCTTCGGTCGGCGATCGCCGAGGTGCGTGCGGCCGGCAAGCGCGTCGTGGCCTTCGCGCCGCACTACACGCTCGGCGGCTACTTCCTGGCGTGCGCCTGTGATGAGATCATCGTCCAGAAGGGCGGTCACGTCGGCCCGCTCAGCCTGCGGCGCGGCTACTTCCACATCGCCGACGGCCTCGATCGCGCCGGTTTGCGGTTCGACGCCGTTCAGATCGCCCCGCACAAGACCGCCGCCGACACGTTCACCCGCCGGGAGATGTCCGCCGCGGCGCGCGAGATGGGCGAGTGGCTCCTCGAGGGGGCATGGCAGGAGATGAAGGCTTCGATCGCCGACGGCCGCGGCCTGACCGCCGAGGCCGTCGACGCGCTGCTGGCCGACGGCTTCTTCACGGACATCGAGGCGCGTGCCGCCGGCATCGTCGATCACGTCGGCGGCGAGGAGGACCTCCCGACGCGCCTAGCACACCGCCACTGGACACGCTCGGGGTTGCCACCAGAGCGCGGAACCCGGGGATTCAGCAGTGGCGGTGTACCAGCGGCCGCCGGCCCGACGCCCGCCGTACGGCCCGCCGAACGGCCCGCCGCACCGCCGGCCGTCATCGTCCACGAGCGACAGGCCCGGCGGTCCCTGATCAACGAGCCGCCGCCGCGGCCCGGCCCGTACATCGCCGTGCTCCGCATCGAGGGGGCGATCGTCGACGGCGAGACCGCCGCGCCGCCGGGGCCGTTGCCGGTGCCGGTCGTCGGGGACGGGCGTTCGGGCGATCGGACGGTCGTCCAGCAGGCGCGCCGCATCCTGGCCGACGACGACGCCGTGGCGCTCGTGCTGTCCATCGACTCGCCCGGCGGGTCGGCGACGGCCAGCGAGGCAATGGCGGCGGCGATCGAGCGCGTGGCCGCCCGGAAGCCGGTCGTGGCGCACATGGGCGGCGTGGCGGCATCCGGCGGCTACTACGTGGCCACACCCGCCCGCTGGATCGTGGCCCACCCGGGCACGATCACGGGCTCGATCGGCGTCCTCAGCGGCAAGCTCGTGCTCGGCGGGCTCTGGGAAAAGCTTACCTTCAACCACGAGACCCTCTCGCGCGGCGGCGCCGCAGGCCTGTTCGACAGCGCCACGGCGTTCAGCGACGCCGAACGCGACACGATGCTCGGCCACATCCGCCGCGTGTACGACGTCTTCCTGGCCCGCGTCGCCACGAGCCGCAACCTGCCGCTGGAGGCGCTCGACGCCGTCGCCGGCGGGCGCGTCTGGACGGGCCGGCAAGCCTTCGAGCGCGGCCTCGTCGACGCGCTCGGCACGTTGGACGACGCGCTGGCCAAGGCGCGCGAGCTGGCGGGCGTCGGACCGGGCGTGCCGGCGCGGGAGGTGCGGGCGGGGCGGAAGCGGCGCGGGCCGGCGGCGGGCGCCGCGGGCGACGCGGCGGTTCGAACGGCCGCATCGGTGCGCCTCTTCGCGGCGTCGCTCGTGCCCGGCCTGACGACGCTTGCCGCCGCACAGGATGCGATGGAGACCGTCCGACTGCTCAACGGTGCGACCGCGCTCTGCCTCTGCCCGCTCAGCATCGACGACCGCTGA
- a CDS encoding ABC transporter substrate-binding protein, whose translation MSPIPTHRPIPTHCPIPAPPPPPCPSPRTAASAPAPALIAALVLALAGCTGVPTPAPTLPGGLRMAGPDGKPVTADARMLTAVAAFPTTNPSDPGTFAERGEFPLPNSTRPAGFETYSWQHLLDDAAGTTVRFALRDDDPPRAWVDDWVVDVAAGRYGIDVAPNYVEATGDVVAQLAAEKAAALGASEATTGTIDLLWIDDASYGALADGGLLYGPWTGYTPSRRYLDPKDGWLKRTFGRDVGENALAWGRTHFVLLHDPTRLPAPPKSWPALWTWIEQNPGRFTYAAPPDPVGSAFVRQACIALADDAAVFSRPYDDATAEAALEPCWAKLDAIGPKLWQQGGRYPQTQAEADDLFAASEIDISMRYGPPPRPMNAGDGDAASEDDATAARAAALSGARAFALEGGMLSRVHFLAIPFNAPNKQGAIVLANFLQDPEAQFAKLGPENWGDPTVIGPHLVPETWQATYAEVVTPPNALAEDVVAAQRMAEPSPAWVEAIDAGWARFIGGGAASTGGAP comes from the coding sequence ATGAGCCCGATCCCGACGCACCGCCCGATCCCGACCCACTGCCCGATCCCGGCCCCGCCACCGCCACCGTGCCCGTCGCCCCGCACCGCCGCATCCGCGCCCGCCCCGGCCCTCATCGCCGCGCTCGTGCTCGCGCTCGCCGGCTGCACTGGCGTGCCGACGCCCGCCCCGACGCTGCCGGGCGGCTTGCGGATGGCCGGACCGGACGGCAAGCCCGTGACGGCGGACGCCCGCATGCTGACCGCCGTCGCGGCGTTCCCGACGACGAACCCGTCCGACCCCGGCACGTTCGCGGAGCGCGGCGAGTTCCCGCTGCCGAACAGCACCCGCCCGGCCGGCTTCGAAACGTACAGCTGGCAGCATCTCCTGGACGACGCGGCCGGCACGACCGTCCGCTTCGCGCTGCGCGACGACGACCCGCCGCGGGCGTGGGTGGACGACTGGGTGGTCGACGTGGCGGCGGGTCGCTACGGCATCGATGTCGCGCCAAACTACGTGGAAGCGACCGGCGACGTCGTGGCGCAGCTGGCGGCCGAGAAGGCGGCTGCCCTCGGCGCGTCCGAGGCGACGACGGGCACGATCGATCTGCTGTGGATCGACGATGCGAGCTACGGCGCGCTCGCCGACGGCGGCCTGCTCTACGGCCCGTGGACGGGCTACACGCCCAGCCGGCGCTACCTCGATCCGAAGGACGGCTGGCTGAAACGCACGTTCGGCCGGGACGTCGGCGAGAACGCCCTGGCCTGGGGCCGAACGCACTTCGTGCTGCTGCACGACCCGACGCGCCTGCCGGCGCCACCGAAGTCCTGGCCGGCGCTCTGGACGTGGATCGAGCAGAATCCCGGCCGCTTCACGTACGCCGCCCCGCCCGACCCGGTCGGCAGCGCGTTCGTCCGCCAGGCGTGCATCGCCCTCGCCGACGACGCGGCGGTCTTCAGCCGGCCGTACGACGACGCGACGGCCGAGGCCGCGCTCGAGCCGTGCTGGGCCAAGCTCGACGCGATCGGGCCCAAGCTCTGGCAGCAGGGTGGGCGTTACCCGCAGACGCAAGCGGAGGCGGACGATCTGTTCGCGGCGTCCGAGATCGACATCTCGATGCGCTACGGACCGCCGCCGCGACCGATGAACGCCGGCGACGGCGACGCGGCATCCGAGGATGACGCAACCGCCGCCCGCGCCGCCGCGCTTTCCGGGGCCCGTGCGTTCGCCCTCGAGGGCGGCATGCTGTCACGGGTGCACTTCCTGGCGATTCCATTCAACGCGCCGAACAAGCAAGGGGCCATCGTGTTGGCGAACTTCCTCCAAGATCCTGAAGCCCAGTTCGCCAAGCTCGGACCGGAGAACTGGGGCGATCCGACGGTGATCGGGCCGCACCTCGTCCCCGAGACCTGGCAGGCGACGTACGCCGAGGTCGTGACCCCGCCGAACGCGCTCGCCGAGGACGTCGTGGCCGCGCAGCGCATGGCCGAGCCTTCGCCGGCATGGGTGGAGGCCATCGACGCCGGCTGGGCGCGGTTCATCGGCGGCGGCGCGGCCTCGACCGGCGGTGCGCCGTGA
- a CDS encoding FAD-dependent oxidoreductase, translated as MPTHPSQPNTARPTADAGSNPIPPGRYDIVILGSDRAARWAACEAASLGARVAWLVGEADGPQPAGVAAEIDVYRGAPHFIAADALHLAGRRLHFVRALIATGATPVVPSATDIGAVPRVNADTLADLATPPRRVAVVGAGATGCAMAQALARRGSRVTLFEADGRVLPREAPDAAAAILAALTADGVRVRTDHRVAAAVTQAGGWGFRGGAIAGTDSAGSFDADTFDAVVLAAGRRSDLGALDLPAAAVELDGVRLRLDERLRTTNPRVYAAGDAALDHPSPQGAMACTRVALRNALLDGRRRADVLTIPRVVFTEPQLASVGLLAHEPEAADVPLDTLVHHAEATEAPPNVSNAGNRVGVVVFHLAAGTDVLLGATLVGPDAATAIGELAHAIDAGITLAELGRAIRPPGVFADAVRALADDAHHRRRSPGNHALATRWLAARRAWADRTAARG; from the coding sequence ATGCCGACTCACCCCAGTCAACCGAACACCGCCCGTCCGACGGCGGACGCCGGGTCAAACCCGATCCCACCCGGCCGCTACGACATCGTCATCCTCGGCAGCGACCGCGCCGCGCGTTGGGCGGCATGCGAAGCCGCCTCCCTCGGCGCCCGCGTGGCATGGCTCGTCGGCGAGGCGGACGGTCCGCAGCCCGCCGGCGTCGCGGCCGAAATCGACGTCTACCGCGGTGCGCCCCACTTCATCGCCGCCGACGCTCTTCACCTCGCCGGCCGCCGGCTTCACTTCGTGCGCGCGTTGATCGCCACCGGCGCGACGCCGGTCGTGCCGTCCGCCACGGACATCGGGGCCGTGCCCCGCGTGAACGCCGACACGCTGGCCGACCTCGCGACGCCGCCCCGCCGCGTCGCCGTTGTCGGCGCCGGCGCCACCGGCTGCGCGATGGCGCAGGCGCTGGCACGCCGGGGCAGTCGGGTGACGCTCTTCGAGGCCGACGGTCGCGTTCTGCCGCGCGAGGCACCGGACGCTGCGGCGGCGATCCTCGCCGCCCTCACGGCGGACGGCGTGCGCGTTCGCACGGACCACCGCGTGGCGGCAGCCGTGACGCAGGCGGGCGGCTGGGGATTCCGCGGCGGCGCGATTGCCGGCACAGACAGCGCAGGGAGTTTCGACGCCGACACCTTCGACGCCGTCGTTTTGGCCGCCGGACGCCGTTCGGACTTGGGCGCACTCGACCTTCCCGCCGCCGCCGTCGAGCTGGACGGCGTCCGCCTGCGCCTGGACGAACGCCTGCGCACGACGAACCCGCGGGTGTACGCTGCAGGTGACGCGGCGCTCGACCACCCATCGCCGCAGGGCGCAATGGCCTGCACGCGCGTGGCGCTGCGCAACGCGCTGCTGGACGGCCGCCGCCGGGCGGATGTGCTGACGATCCCGCGCGTCGTGTTCACCGAACCCCAGCTGGCCTCCGTCGGTCTCTTGGCGCACGAGCCGGAGGCCGCCGATGTGCCGCTCGACACCCTCGTCCACCATGCGGAGGCAACGGAAGCGCCGCCGAACGTGTCCAACGCCGGCAACCGAGTCGGCGTCGTCGTCTTCCACCTGGCCGCCGGAACGGACGTCCTGCTCGGCGCAACGCTCGTCGGGCCGGACGCCGCCACGGCGATCGGCGAGCTGGCGCATGCGATCGACGCCGGCATCACGCTCGCCGAGCTTGGCCGTGCGATCCGCCCGCCGGGCGTGTTCGCCGATGCGGTGCGCGCGTTGGCCGACGACGCGCACCACCGCCGGCGCTCGCCGGGCAACCATGCCCTCGCAACCCGCTGGCTGGCGGCCCGCCGCGCCTGGGCCGATCGCACCGCCGCACGAGGCTGA
- a CDS encoding 2-oxoacid:acceptor oxidoreductase subunit alpha → MSDPHAPSSHAAGSHAPNGAAASAVAEAPAIGAPNIDEVDSVIIRFAGDSGDGMQLTGTQFTNTAAVVGNDISTMPDFPAEIRAPAGTLAGVSGFQVHFSSLDILTPGDAAQVLVAMNPAALKSALSELVPGGTIIVNTDEFNASNLKKAAYATNPLEDGSLKGYKIHPVPLTRLNRDALKDIEGLTTKDMDRSKNLFALGLSFWIYDRPLDNTLQWIEEKFGKKPAIFEANRRALMAGYHFGETTEAFQRRFHIPPANLAAGQYRKITGNEAVAIGLVAAAVLADKSLVYCSYPITPASDILHSLAALKNYDVRTFQAEDEIAAMGAAIGAAFGGAFAVTGTSGPGLALKSEAMNLALVLELPMVIVDVQRGGPSTGSPTKTEQSDLLQAMFGRNGESPLPILAPATPGECFDITVLAFRLAARIMSPVIVLSDGYLANSAEPWRIPDVNAMAPIQIGHPTAIGLNGTGFLPFARDAETMARPWALPGTPGLEHRIGGLSKEPGTGNVSYDPIHTQQMNDERRAKVAGLADYLPEQDVYGPESGDLLVLGWGGTFGALRQAVIQANAQGKSVAHAHVRYLNPFPRNLAAVLGRYKQVLVPELNGGQLALLIQGRFLKPVIQLEKLQGQPFRISEIRAKIDEILG, encoded by the coding sequence ATGTCCGATCCGCATGCCCCCAGTTCGCATGCCGCCGGTTCGCATGCCCCAAACGGGGCGGCCGCCAGCGCCGTGGCCGAAGCCCCCGCCATCGGCGCGCCGAACATCGATGAGGTCGATTCCGTCATCATCCGCTTCGCCGGCGACTCCGGCGACGGCATGCAGCTGACCGGCACCCAGTTCACGAACACGGCCGCCGTCGTCGGCAACGACATCAGCACGATGCCCGATTTCCCGGCCGAGATCCGGGCGCCGGCCGGCACGCTGGCCGGCGTCTCGGGCTTCCAGGTCCACTTCAGCAGCCTCGACATCCTGACGCCGGGCGATGCCGCGCAGGTCCTGGTGGCGATGAACCCCGCCGCGCTGAAGAGCGCGCTGTCCGAGCTCGTCCCGGGCGGCACGATCATCGTGAACACGGACGAGTTCAATGCCTCCAACCTGAAGAAGGCGGCGTACGCCACCAACCCGCTCGAGGACGGCAGCCTGAAGGGCTACAAGATCCACCCCGTCCCGCTCACCCGGCTGAACCGGGACGCGCTCAAGGACATCGAAGGCCTCACGACGAAGGACATGGACCGCTCGAAGAACCTCTTCGCGCTCGGTCTTTCGTTCTGGATCTACGACCGGCCGCTGGACAACACGCTTCAATGGATCGAGGAGAAGTTCGGCAAGAAGCCGGCGATCTTCGAGGCGAACCGCCGTGCGCTGATGGCCGGCTACCACTTCGGCGAGACGACCGAAGCGTTCCAGCGCCGCTTCCACATCCCCCCCGCCAACCTGGCGGCGGGACAGTACCGCAAGATCACCGGCAACGAGGCGGTCGCGATCGGCCTCGTCGCGGCGGCGGTGCTGGCCGACAAGTCGCTCGTCTACTGCAGCTACCCGATCACACCGGCCAGCGACATCCTCCACAGCCTGGCCGCCCTGAAGAACTACGACGTCCGCACGTTCCAGGCCGAGGACGAGATCGCCGCGATGGGGGCGGCGATCGGCGCGGCGTTCGGCGGCGCGTTCGCGGTGACGGGCACCAGCGGCCCGGGCCTGGCGCTCAAGAGCGAGGCGATGAACCTGGCGCTCGTCCTCGAGCTGCCGATGGTCATCGTCGACGTCCAGCGCGGCGGTCCGAGCACGGGTTCGCCGACGAAGACCGAGCAGTCCGACCTCCTGCAGGCGATGTTCGGCCGCAACGGCGAGAGCCCGCTGCCGATCCTGGCGCCGGCGACACCCGGCGAGTGCTTCGACATCACGGTCCTGGCGTTCCGGCTGGCCGCGCGGATCATGTCGCCCGTCATCGTGCTCTCCGACGGCTACCTGGCCAACAGCGCCGAGCCGTGGCGGATCCCCGACGTGAACGCGATGGCGCCGATCCAGATCGGCCATCCGACCGCGATCGGCCTGAACGGCACGGGCTTCCTGCCGTTCGCGCGCGACGCCGAAACGATGGCGCGGCCATGGGCGCTGCCCGGCACGCCGGGTCTCGAGCACCGCATCGGCGGACTGTCCAAGGAGCCCGGTACGGGCAACGTCAGCTACGACCCGATCCATACCCAGCAGATGAACGACGAGCGTCGGGCGAAGGTGGCGGGCCTGGCGGACTACCTGCCCGAGCAGGACGTGTACGGGCCCGAGTCCGGCGACCTGCTGGTTCTCGGCTGGGGCGGCACGTTCGGCGCGCTGCGCCAGGCGGTCATCCAGGCGAACGCACAGGGCAAGTCCGTCGCCCACGCGCACGTCCGCTACCTGAACCCGTTCCCGCGCAACCTGGCCGCCGTGCTCGGCCGCTACAAGCAGGTGCTCGTGCCCGAGCTGAACGGCGGCCAGCTGGCGCTCCTCATCCAGGGCCGTTTCCTGAAGCCGGTGATCCAGCTCGAGAAGCTGCAGGGCCAGCCGTTCCGCATTTCCGAGATCCGCGCCAAGATCGACGAGATCTTGGGCTAG
- a CDS encoding 2-oxoacid:ferredoxin oxidoreductase subunit beta: MTTETIPLQPVPMTKADLVTDQAVRWCPGCGDYAILATMQKVLPECGIPRENVVFVSGIGCSSRFPYYMNTYGVHSIHGRAPTLATGLKLANPDLTVFVITGDGDGLSIGGNHLIHTLRRNVDLNIILFNNRIYGLTKGQYSPTSLPGHKTKSSPMGSVEQGFNPLSVALAAEATFVARSIDVHTKHLGEVIKRAVEHKGTSFVEVFQNCNIFNDGAWEDVANAKTRAEHTLELVHGQPLVFGAARDKGIRLNGLQPEVVNVADVPADSLLTHDERAQVGYHYLVSRMTLPEFPVPLGVLRSVDKPVYEHQVIQQGRDAAAKMGPGSLEDLVASNESWVVSARNGLH; this comes from the coding sequence ATGACGACCGAAACGATCCCGCTTCAGCCCGTGCCCATGACGAAAGCCGACCTCGTCACCGACCAGGCCGTGCGGTGGTGCCCCGGTTGCGGTGACTACGCGATCCTGGCGACGATGCAGAAGGTCCTGCCGGAGTGCGGCATCCCGCGCGAGAACGTCGTGTTCGTGTCGGGCATCGGCTGCTCGAGCCGGTTCCCGTATTACATGAACACGTACGGCGTTCACAGCATCCACGGCCGCGCCCCGACGCTGGCCACCGGCCTCAAGCTGGCCAACCCCGACCTGACGGTCTTCGTCATCACCGGCGACGGCGACGGCCTCTCGATCGGCGGCAACCACCTGATCCACACGCTGCGGCGGAACGTGGACCTGAACATCATCCTGTTCAACAACCGGATCTACGGCCTGACGAAGGGCCAGTACTCCCCGACTTCCCTGCCCGGCCACAAGACGAAGTCCTCACCCATGGGCTCGGTGGAGCAGGGCTTCAACCCGCTGTCCGTGGCGCTGGCCGCCGAGGCGACGTTCGTCGCGCGCTCGATCGACGTCCACACGAAGCACTTGGGCGAAGTGATCAAGCGCGCCGTCGAGCACAAGGGGACGTCGTTCGTCGAGGTGTTCCAGAACTGCAACATCTTCAACGACGGCGCCTGGGAGGACGTGGCCAACGCCAAGACCCGCGCCGAGCACACGCTCGAGCTCGTCCACGGCCAGCCGCTCGTCTTCGGCGCGGCGCGCGACAAGGGCATCCGCCTGAACGGCCTCCAGCCCGAGGTCGTGAACGTCGCCGACGTGCCGGCCGACTCGCTCCTGACGCACGACGAGCGGGCGCAGGTGGGCTATCACTACCTCGTCAGCCGGATGACGCTGCCGGAGTTCCCGGTGCCGCTCGGCGTCCTGCGCTCCGTCGACAAGCCGGTCTACGAGCACCAGGTCATCCAGCAGGGGCGCGACGCAGCGGCCAAGATGGGGCCGGGCAGCCTCGAGGATCTCGTGGCGTCCAACGAGAGCTGGGTGGTCTCCGCCCGCAACGGCCTGCACTAG